The DNA segment CCGCCGCAACGGCGCCAGCACCAGTGCCAGGTCGCTGGCGCGCGGCAGCAATACCTCTGCCAGGGAGCAGCGCGACAGCCGTGTGAACAGCCACAGGTTCACCGCGATTGCGATGATGCGGCCGCTACTCACTCCGGCGGCCACGCCCGCCAGTCCGAAGCGCGGCGCGAGCACGGCACACGCGGCCAATCCAAGTACGAGAGAGATCAACGCCACGAGGCCGTTTAGCATGGGCCTGCCGGCTTGACCATAGAAGTAGCTGGTCGTCACATGCGCCAGCGCATAGGCCACCACACCGGGCAGCAGCCACAGCAGCGGCACCACCGCCGGCTCGAACTCGGCGCCGAAGAGCAAGCGGATCATCGGCCGCGCCAGCAGCGCCGCGATCAGCGCGAACCCGGCGCTGGTCCACAAGCTGATGCGGCAGCCCATGCCGGTCAACCGCGCGGCTTCCTCACCGCTGGCCATCGCCAGATGCGGCAGCGCGCCGGTGCCGATGGCGGCGGGGAGATGAAACAGCAGATTGGTGATACTAACCGCCACAGAATAGTAACCCGCACCCTCTGCCCCGCCCACGAGCGCAGCAACGTAGTTGTCGAAGCGCAGGTTGGTCTCTCCGACCAGCTGCACACTCCAGACCGCCACTCCGAACGCCAGCGCCGAGCGGAGCAAACGCAGGTCCATGCTTGCCACACCTGCCCCGCGCAGCAACCAGCTCGCCAGCAGCGCCGCAACCACATGCCCCAGACACCACGCGGCCAGTGCCGCGGACACCCCGCCCATGGTCAAGCCGAGGCTGAGCGTCGCCA comes from the Deltaproteobacteria bacterium genome and includes:
- a CDS encoding oligosaccharide flippase family protein, with product MSEAGESKPMAIGHAALLTFAAQIAQLAAGTINGILVARLLGPAGKGVVALVMLSGSLAVTFGGLGVGMYYGCVAGRGQFSRAALRSNAILCAALGTFLMTGLGLSLWCAGVLPVTGAELAWVLAPVPFGLVMRNFAGIFQGEGRFGQYNAVLTAMWLVIPLATLSLGLTMGGVSAALAAWCLGHVVAALLASWLLRGAGVASMDLRLLRSALAFGVAVWSVQLVGETNLRFDNYVAALVGGAEGAGYYSVAVSITNLLFHLPAAIGTGALPHLAMASGEEAARLTGMGCRISLWTSAGFALIAALLARPMIRLLFGAEFEPAVVPLLWLLPGVVAYALAHVTTSYFYGQAGRPMLNGLVALISLVLGLAACAVLAPRFGLAGVAAGVSSGRIIAIAVNLWLFTRLSRCSLAEVLLPRASDLALVLAPLRRLWLEEKSA